A region from the Branchiostoma lanceolatum isolate klBraLanc5 chromosome 2, klBraLanc5.hap2, whole genome shotgun sequence genome encodes:
- the LOC136427296 gene encoding uncharacterized protein, translating to MEGTATSDPVPIQGKTKPELKRLTFQKKDRYENEWDDARPETPPTTYAAKGPLHYSKPRPSKFSHLAAQMETEETTTDPLARVQPTVVPLSRPVSRPAPKIPIQGKGLLKEAQDFQKNAGVSLAPDDLHKGVAGEVTKVQRIPGKIAQLTAENRSTSTESLPAGTPPKVTLTNSEKRHSWFGGMPEKKPACVPQTIYLPEQRRWFGLGPVYQPTQTVCVPVKPKVNLVDQVKQKGLSTKSKQFYHQDSDRDFFVDKNQQDFPKFKKICPRSDAEFNALAPSTL from the exons ATGGAGGGGACTGCCACATCCGATCCCGTCCCCATACAGGGTAAGACGAAGCCTGAACTCAAACGCCTCACATTTCAAAAGAAGGACCGTTACGAAAATGAGTGGGACGACGCCAGGCCTGAGACCCCACCAACTACGTATGCAGCAAAGGGACCCTTGCACTATAGCAAACCCAGACCTAGCAAGTTCTCACATCTCGCAGCACAGATGGAAACAGAAGAGACAACAACAGACCCACTGGCAAGAGTACAGCCTACTGTAGTACCACTAAGTCGTCCTGTATCCAGACCAGCACCGAAGATCCCCATCCAGGGAAAAGGACTCTTAAAGGAGGCACAAGACTTTCAGAAGAACGCGGGTGTGTCTTTGGCTCCGGACGATCTCCACAAGGGCGTGGCAGGGGAGGTAACCAAAGTTCAGCGTATTCCGGGGAAGATAGCGCAGCTGACAGCCGAGAATAGATCCACGTCGACAGAGTCTTTACCTGCAGGAACACCACCCAAAGTCACACTAACCAACTCAGAAAAAAGGCACAGTTGGTTCGGAGGCATGCCGGAAAAGAAGCCAGCGTGTGTCCCTCAGACCATCTACCTGCCAGAGCAGAGAAGATG GTTTGGACTTGGTCCAGTGTATCAGCCCACCCAGACAGTATGTGTTCCTGTCAAACCCAAAGTCAACCTTGTAGACCAGGTCAAACAAAAGGGCCTGTCCACCAAATCCAAGCAGTTCTACCACCAAGACTCTGACAGAGACTTCTTTGTGgacaaaaaccagcaggacttTCCGAAGTTTAAGAAGATATGTCCGAGGAGTGACGCAGAGTTCAATGCCCTTGCACCTTCGACATTGTGA